A stretch of Phragmites australis chromosome 12, lpPhrAust1.1, whole genome shotgun sequence DNA encodes these proteins:
- the LOC133886220 gene encoding antimicrobial peptides-like: MGLGLKGGGVWWFLLLAGVLLAVAATAGAEEDGATAVVEADRDPKEELRWCKKECQWEAGQDERRRRECERQCRQQHRQGEEEEEEEYGGMDTYSAGRGECHRQCLRRHREEPWRIQECMSRCERCDEEEEYEGGRGHGGGGGGGHTGECRERCERRHRGDWWEKQRCLMECQRRQQEGESGRRDGDAEEDSGRCQKQCQHHRDWQKKQQCLQRCKRHQQEEGGSRDTLDEDNHHDRCQRQCQHHHDWQKKQQCVQRCERHQQEEGGSRDTLDEDNHHDRCQRQCQHHRDWQKKQQCVQRCERHQQEEGGRRDTVDEDNHHDRCQRQCQRHRDWQKKQQCVQRCERHQQEEGGSRDAVDEDNHHDHDRCQRQCQHHRDWQKKQQCVQQCEKGDDDERPHGWETVAGAILEVV; this comes from the exons ATGGGGTTGGGGCTGAAGGGGGGTGGGGTTTGGTGGTTCCTCCTGCTCGCCGGGGTGCTGCTGGCCGTGGCGGCGACGGCCGGCGcggaggaggatggagccacCGCGGTGGTGGAGGCCGACCGGGACCCGAAGGAGGAGCTGCGGTGGTGCAAGAAGGAGTGCCAGTGGGAGGCGGGGCAGGACGAACGGCGGCGGAGGGAGTGCGAGCGCCAGTGCCGCCAGCAGCACCGCcaaggtgaggaggaggaggaggaggagtacgGCGGAATGGACACGTACAGCGCCGGGAGAGGCGAGTGCCACCGCCAGTGCCTGCGCCGCCACCGCGAGGAGCCGTGGCGGATTCAGGAGTGCATGAGCCGGTGCGAGCGctgcgacgaggaggaggagtacgAGGGCGGCcgcggccacggcggcggcggcggtggcggtcaCACGGGGGAGTGCCGGGAGAGGTGCGAGCGCCGCCACCGCGGGGACTGGTGGGAGAAGCAGCGCTGCCTGATGGAGTGCCAGCGCCGGCAACAGGAGGGTGAGAGCGGGCGACGCGACGGCGACGCCGAGGAGGACAGCGGCCGCTGCCAGAAGCAGTGTCAGCACCATCGTGACTGGCAAAAGAAGCAGCAATGCCTGCAACGGTGCAAGCGCCACCAACAAGAGGAGGGCGGCAGCCGCGATACCCTCGATGAGGACAACCATCACGACCGTTGCCAGAGGCAGTGCCAGCACCACCACGACTGGCAGAAGAAGCAGCAGTGTGTGCAACGGTGCGAGCGCCACCAACAGGAGGAGGGCGGCAGCCGCGATACCCTCGATGAGGACAACCACCACGACCGCTGTCAAAGGCAGTGCCAACACCACCGCGATTGGCAGAAGAAGCAGCAGTGCGTGCAACGGTGCGAGCGCCACCAACAGGAGGAGGGCGGTCGCCGTGATACCGTCGATGAGGATAACCACCACGACCGCTGCCAGAGGCAGTGCCAGCGCCACCGTGACTGGCAGAAGAAGCAGCAGTGCGTGCAGCGGTGCGAGCGCCACCAACAGGAGGAGGGCGGCAGCCGCGATGCCGTCGATGAGGATAACCACCACGACCACGATCGCTGCCAGAGGCAGTGCCAACACCACCGCGACTGGCAGAAGAAGCAGCAATGCGTGCAACAGTGCGAGA AGGGTGACGACGACGAGCGCCCCCACGGCTGGGAGACGGTGGCCGGAGCCATCCTCGAGGTGGTGTGA